The region TTAATGTTTATTGGTAATTTTATTCACGAACCTAATTTCGAAACGGTATTACAACTTAAAAAAGTATGGCCCGAAATTAGAAAAAGAATAAAGAATATTGAAATACATATTTACGGAGCTTATCCAACACATAAAATTAATCAATTGCACAATGTAGCAACTGGTTTTATTATTAAAGGAAAAGCTGATGATGTAAACACAACCATGCAAAATTACCGAATTTTAACAGCGCCCATTCCATTTGGTGCGGGGTTAAAAGGTAAGTTTATAGATGGTTTTAAAAATAAACTGCCTAGTGTAACCACAAATATTGGTAGCGAAGGAATTACAGCAGATAATTGGGCGGGTATTATTGCTACGAATGAAACCGATTTTGTAAATGCTGTTTACGAATTATATACCAATGAAGAAAGTTGGGATAATGCAGTGGTAAACGGATTGTTAATTATAAATACGTGTTTTTCTTTTAAAATTTGGAATGGGGTTTTAGCGAATTTATTGCTGAATTTACAGAATAATTTAGAAGAACACCGTAAAAAACTAATCATTCAAAAAATATTGTGGCATCAAAGTTTACAAGCTTTAAAATACATGAGTTTATGGATTGAAGAAAAAAATAAGTAACCAATTAAGTATTTAAATATTTGTTTTTTGCATTAGTCAATAATATTTTAATGCAAGTGGTAAAAAAATGCTAAAAAAGATAGTATATTTGTCACGTTTTAGTGATTATCAAAAAATTTAAAATTATGAATAACGGTCAAGACAAAAGCGGTAATGCGTTTAAATACAGTTTAATTCCTTTAATGTTAGGGGTAGTTCTTATTTTCTTTTTATACAGAAGTTGTGGAAATTCAACAATTGATGCTAAACCAGTAAAAGGTACTACAAAAGTTGTTGAAACTAGCGATGTGGCTCCAGAACAACCAATAGTTAAACAAGATACTACAAGTGCTGAAACTACACCTGCAACCGAAGGTGCAACTGCAACAACAGATACAGTACAAGCTGCAAAATAATTTTAAACTTATTATAAAAAATCCACTTCAAAACGAAGTGGATTTTTTTTTTTTTTTTTATATTAACTTAATATCTTAAAAATCAATAGCATATCTTATTTTAAAGCCAATTGTATATAAAGCCAATTTTTTATCTTTATATATTTCTTGGTTTAAGACAGAGTTATAAACTAAAGGCTCTTGTATATTTTTGGTGTAAACAATTGCTTTTTCAGTTGCATCCGTTTTTGGACGAATATTATTTAAGCCCAACTCAAAAAATAAACCAAGATAAATGTCATCTACAGCTCGTAATTGTTGTTTTACACCAGTTTCAACTAACCATGAAAAATTATTTTGAAGTTTAAAATTTCCTTCATGGTGTAGGTTACCCATGTTACCGAATCCTACATAATTAGGTCCATGTAACTCTGCATCCCATTGTGGATAATACCCCGAAGTTTTAATGTTTCCCCAATTTTGATTGTATTTTGAATTCCCAATAGAAATATCGTAAACAACCCCAGTACGCATATACCAACGAACAATTCCTAAAGTTTCGTATTGTAAAGTAAGTGGAATACGAAAACTACTACATTGTATCTTTTCTTCAAAAGATTCTACATTATAACGAAATTCAAAAGAATCATTTTCCATATCTGTTTCATTGTAAGTTCCATTAATATTTGAAGCTGCAAAATTTATTTTGCTGTTAAAATAAGATATTCCTGTATTTAAACTCCAATTTGTATTTAGATATTTACTGTACCCAATTCCAACAGAAAATCCTTCAGACTTACCTGATATTGGAAATGCATTTTCTTTTCGTTGATTTATAAAATGTGCGCCGCCTTCAATGCTCCACTCCTGAGCTAGCGTAGTATTTGTTATAAGTAATGTTGTAAAACAACCTAAAATTACATGTAAATTACTGTTTTTTTTCATTAGTTTCATGATTTATTATTTTACGATTACTTTAATTACTTCTTGTTTACCTTCAATATTTAATACAAGTATATATATACCTGATGAAATTTCTGCTGGTAATTGTACTGAAGAAACTTTTTCTTTTAAAACAGCCGAATGTATGCGTTTGCCTGTTGTAGTAAATAATTCGGCCGTTGCTCCATTGAACGATGATGACGGGTAATCGAAAACCACTTGTAATTCTTCGTTAGTATTTACCGGATTTGGGTACACATTAATTTTAAAATTATGTTTTCTTGTAACTTCACTAGCACAGGTATGTATTACATCACCATTTTCGGTTGTAACTGTTACACTATATAGTGCTGTTTCATCTAAAATATCTTGAGTACTATTTCCTACAGAATATACTTGGTTTTCACCTACAAGCACATCGTTTTTATACCATTGATACTTAACAAAACGATAGCCACCGTTTGTTTCCGGATTGTTGTTTACAAGAAGTGTATTATCAAATTTTTGAATTACAATATCATCAAAATTAAATGGACGTTCAATTACTATATTATACGTTTTAGTAACTTCACCATTTTCAGAAGTAATGGTGATTGTTTTTCTAAAAATGCCTGGTTTAGGAGTAATTATAGTAAATTTATTTGCTGGTATAACTGTAGCTCCAAATTCGGTGTTCACATCTATTGCTACTTCGTTCGATAAAGCATCACAATTTTGCATGTAATAGATGTCTTCATTAGGTTCATTATAAACTTTTTCGTTGATGACTAATTGATGGATTGTTGCATCTTTACTGTTTATAATTAATTCACGTTCAACAACTGTTGCAGGAAGATAATTGTTGTTACCATCTTGATGCGCTGTTATAAAAATAGATCCCGAATGTTGAAGTTCAACCCACCCTTGACTTGTTACTGTTGCAGCTGCACTACTTTGGTTATATGTATAACTATAATTAATTGGTAAATCTGATGTAGCTGTTGCCGCTAGTTGAAAATCAGCAGCATTTTCTAAAATTAAGGCATCTAATTCATTAAAAGCAATAGTTTGGGTAGCTTTTTCTATAACAAGATTAGCAGTTAAAGTTTTCTTTTCACAGTTTACAGATGTAATTGGGGGGGTTACAACAGCTGTTATAACATATGTACCTGCATTAATAGCTCCATTATTTAGTCCTGTATCAGGATTGATACTATATGACACACTTGCATTTGCAGGTAAATTTGTGACATTTAATGTTTGAGCAGACCCATTGTAAACAGTTGTTAAGCTGTTTAATGTTGTATTTGCTAATGGAGATGGTTGTACAACAACGGTTTGTAATTGTGTAGTTGTGTTACCATTACCATCATTATAAGTCCAAGTAATAGTGTAGGTTCCTTCATTAGTATAACTCAATGCACTTGTTGTAGTTGCAGTTAAAATGCCTGCACAGTTATCAGTTGCTGTTGGTGCAATAATATCTGTTGATAAAACGGCACACTCTTTAGTTATAGTTGGTAAGTTTACTATACTTGGAACAGGTGCTACTGTATCTGCAAAAGTTGTTGCAATAGTAGCTGTAGTTTTGCAACCATTCGCATCTGTTATCATCACCGTATGATTTCCAACAGAAAGATTATTAGCAGTTGCTGTATTTACGCCGTTATCCCATGC is a window of Myroides sp. JBRI-B21084 DNA encoding:
- a CDS encoding glycosyltransferase family 4 protein codes for the protein MNNRILIIGLVWPEPTSSAAGWHMLQLIQQLQLITKDIHFASAASKSVASFALNEMQVQEHTIALNNESFNTFISNLQPTIVVYDRFVTEEQFGWRVKECLPNVLTVLDTEDLHFVRKARTIAYKKNIEINYDSPDCYRELAAIYRCDLSLIISQFEYDLLVKEFNVSPNQLLYLPFIEHDLQIDIFNKLPNFHQRKNLMFIGNFIHEPNFETVLQLKKVWPEIRKRIKNIEIHIYGAYPTHKINQLHNVATGFIIKGKADDVNTTMQNYRILTAPIPFGAGLKGKFIDGFKNKLPSVTTNIGSEGITADNWAGIIATNETDFVNAVYELYTNEESWDNAVVNGLLIINTCFSFKIWNGVLANLLLNLQNNLEEHRKKLIIQKILWHQSLQALKYMSLWIEEKNK
- a CDS encoding outer membrane beta-barrel protein, giving the protein MKLMKKNSNLHVILGCFTTLLITNTTLAQEWSIEGGAHFINQRKENAFPISGKSEGFSVGIGYSKYLNTNWSLNTGISYFNSKINFAASNINGTYNETDMENDSFEFRYNVESFEEKIQCSSFRIPLTLQYETLGIVRWYMRTGVVYDISIGNSKYNQNWGNIKTSGYYPQWDAELHGPNYVGFGNMGNLHHEGNFKLQNNFSWLVETGVKQQLRAVDDIYLGLFFELGLNNIRPKTDATEKAIVYTKNIQEPLVYNSVLNQEIYKDKKLALYTIGFKIRYAIDF